One window of Numenius arquata unplaced genomic scaffold, bNumArq3.hap1.1 HAP1_SCAFFOLD_98, whole genome shotgun sequence genomic DNA carries:
- the LOC141478984 gene encoding olfactory receptor 14J1-like, producing the protein MPNSSSITQFLLLGFTDTRELQLLHFGLFLGIYLAALLGNALIITAIACDHRLHTPMYFFLLNLSVLDLGSISTTVPKSMANSLWDTRAISYWGCAAQLFFFFFCIGAEFYLLTVMSYDRYVAICQPLHYRTLLGSRACVHMAAAAWGSGFLNALLHTANTFSLPLCQGNVLDQFFCEIPQILKLCCSHSYLREVGLLVVSACSGLGCFLFIVVSYVQIFRAVLRIPSEQGRHKAFSTCLPHLAVVSLFLSTAVFAHLKPPSISSQVLDLVVAVLYSVVPPAVNPLIYSMRNQELKGAVWKLMTR; encoded by the coding sequence atgcccaacagcagctccatcacccagttcctcctcctgggattcacagacacacgggagctgcagctcttgcatttcgggctcttcctgggcatctacctggctgccctcctgggaaacgcactcatcatcaccgccatcgcctgtgaccaccgcctccacacccccatgtacttcttcctcctcaacctctccgttcttgacctgggctccatctccaccactgtccctaaatccatggccaattccctgtgggataccagggccatctcctactggggatgtgctgcacagctcttcttttttttcttttgcattggtgcagagttttatcttctcactgtcatgtcctacgaccgctacgttgccatctgccaacccctgcactacaggaccctcctgggcagcagagcttgtgtccacatggcagcagctgcctggggcagtgggtttctcaatgctctcctgcacacggccaatacattttccctacccctgtgccagggaaatgtcctggaccagttcttctgtgaaatcccccagatcctcaagctctgctgctcacactcctacctcagggaagttgggcttcttgtggtcagtgcctgttcaggcttaggctgttttcttttcattgtggtgtcctatgtgcagatcttcagggccgtgctgaggatcccctctgagcagggacggcacaaagccttttccacgtgcctccctcacctggccgtggtctccctgtttctcagcactgcagtgtttgcccacctgaagcccccctccatctcctcccaagttctagacctggtggtggctgttctgtactcggtggtgcctccagcagtgaaccccctcatctacagcatgaggaaccaggagctcaaaggtgcagtgtggaaactgatgaccagatga